AAAGATATTGGATATCAATGCGATGCACTCCTTTCCAAATGTACGAAAATGTCGTATAGGGCTGTATAATTTTGATTTTTAATCCTGTTTCTTCTTTAACCTCTCTTTTTAAAGCGTCTTCGGTGTCTTCGCCGAATTCAACGCCGCCGCCCGGGATTTCCCAATTTTCCGGAAATGGACTTTCGGTTTTTGATCTTTTTAACATCAAAACTTTGCCAGCGCTATGGATAAAAGCGCTTGTGCCAACTTTCTGAAGTTTTGACATAAAAATTTTTAATTTTTCCCGAGGCGAGCTCGGGATGCCGA
Above is a window of Patescibacteria group bacterium DNA encoding:
- a CDS encoding NUDIX domain-containing protein; amino-acid sequence: MSKLQKVGTSAFIHSAGKVLMLKRSKTESPFPENWEIPGGGVEFGEDTEDALKREVKEETGLKIKIIQPYTTFSYIWKGVHRIDIQYLCQPLNNKIILSDEHDKYLWATKNQVKKLKMTAKMRAVILKGFEFIKH